A genomic region of Bernardetia sp. ABR2-2B contains the following coding sequences:
- a CDS encoding ABC transporter ATP-binding protein codes for MANLEKSTPKGEIFDWKILKRIFVFVKPYQGRFYFIIFLTVLLGVLAPVRPYLIKLTVDDYILQSDWEGLNLMLILLLVSAIVQVGVEFVHSYLSGWLGQNVVRDIRMQVYNHLMGMKLSFYDKTPIGRLVTRNISDIETLSNIFTQGIANILGDILQLTFILAAMLYLDWKLTLVTLTVLPFLLVGTYIFKEKVKDSFNDVRTAVSNLNSFVQEHVTGMAIVQIFNSEKREHKKFEAINKEHRRANVKTVLYYSLYFPLAEIVGAAGTGLVVWYGASSVLGERIELGTLIAFILFLAMFFRPIRMIADRFNTLQLGIVSSDRILKLLDDDSTIQHNGTYFAKNLKGDIRFEEVWFAYNMDSSKGKYNENGELNIKDNEDKIKPEWVLKDITFEVKQGQTIAMVGATGAGKSSIINLLNKFYEIQKGEIFIDDRNLEDYNLNSLRQHIGVVLQDVFLFSGTIIDNITLRNPAIPLEKVKEAAELVGAREFIEKLPNGFYYDVQERGATLSVGQRQLISFVRAMVYDPQILILDEATSSVDSETEELIQNAIDKMMEGRTAIVIAHRLATIQKADKIMVLDKGEIKESGSHEELLKLGGYYNTLYEMQFLQTEKG; via the coding sequence ATGGCAAATTTAGAAAAATCAACTCCCAAAGGAGAAATATTTGACTGGAAAATACTCAAACGCATCTTTGTTTTTGTAAAGCCCTATCAAGGACGTTTTTATTTTATTATTTTTCTGACAGTTTTGTTAGGAGTTCTTGCCCCTGTTCGCCCTTATCTTATCAAACTTACTGTTGATGATTATATTCTTCAAAGTGATTGGGAAGGTCTAAATTTGATGCTTATTTTACTTCTAGTTTCTGCTATCGTACAGGTTGGGGTTGAGTTTGTGCATAGCTATCTTTCGGGTTGGTTAGGGCAAAATGTAGTTCGTGATATTCGTATGCAAGTTTATAATCATTTGATGGGAATGAAATTGTCTTTCTATGACAAAACACCCATTGGAAGGCTCGTAACTCGCAATATTTCAGACATAGAAACGCTTTCAAATATTTTTACACAAGGAATTGCAAATATTTTAGGAGATATTTTACAACTGACTTTTATCTTGGCTGCAATGCTTTATTTGGATTGGAAACTTACTTTGGTTACCCTTACCGTTTTGCCTTTTTTGCTTGTTGGAACGTATATTTTCAAAGAAAAAGTAAAAGATTCCTTTAATGATGTCCGTACTGCCGTCTCAAATCTAAATTCATTTGTGCAAGAACATGTAACAGGAATGGCAATTGTTCAGATTTTTAATAGTGAAAAACGAGAACACAAAAAATTTGAAGCCATTAATAAAGAACACCGAAGAGCAAATGTAAAGACCGTTTTGTACTATTCATTGTATTTTCCTCTTGCCGAAATTGTGGGTGCAGCAGGAACAGGTTTAGTGGTTTGGTATGGTGCATCTAGTGTTTTGGGAGAGCGAATAGAATTAGGAACTCTGATTGCTTTCATTTTATTTTTAGCTATGTTTTTCCGTCCTATTCGTATGATTGCTGACCGTTTTAATACGCTTCAATTAGGAATTGTGAGTTCGGACAGGATTTTGAAACTCTTAGATGATGACAGCACAATTCAACACAACGGAACTTATTTTGCCAAAAATCTAAAGGGAGATATTCGTTTCGAAGAAGTTTGGTTTGCCTATAATATGGATTCTTCGAAAGGAAAGTATAATGAAAATGGAGAGTTAAATATAAAAGACAATGAAGATAAAATAAAACCAGAATGGGTTTTGAAAGATATTACTTTTGAAGTAAAACAAGGACAAACAATTGCGATGGTAGGTGCAACAGGCGCAGGAAAATCATCTATCATCAATCTTTTGAATAAATTTTATGAAATCCAAAAAGGAGAAATTTTTATTGATGATAGAAATTTAGAAGATTATAACCTCAATTCTTTACGCCAACATATTGGGGTTGTTTTGCAAGACGTTTTCCTTTTTTCAGGAACGATTATAGATAATATTACGCTGCGAAATCCTGCTATTCCTTTAGAAAAAGTAAAAGAGGCTGCCGAGCTTGTAGGAGCAAGAGAGTTTATCGAAAAACTTCCAAACGGTTTTTATTATGATGTGCAAGAAAGAGGAGCAACACTTTCTGTCGGACAAAGACAGCTCATTTCTTTTGTTCGTGCGATGGTTTATGACCCTCAAATACTGATTCTTGATGAAGCCACTTCTTCGGTAGATTCTGAAACAGAAGAATTAATACAAAATGCCATTGATAAAATGATGGAAGGAAGAACAGCTATCGTTATTGCCCATCGTTTGGCTACTATTCAAAAGGCTGATAAAATTATGGTTTTGGATAAAGGAGAAATAAAAGAAAGTGGTTCGCATGAAGAGCTTCTAAAACTAGGAGGATATTATAATACACTTTATGAAATGCAGTTTTTGCAGACTGAAAAAGGGTAG
- a CDS encoding FAD:protein FMN transferase — translation MERKYYYRNAIYGGVLILLMFLIYKYRSGENTGSILESEDEKLYQAYGETMGTTYTIKYLAAKGNNYQNMIDSVLKAFNQSLSTYIPSSEISIFNTMENVDSAIVFQNDFFYPVLKRSKEIFEISDGAFDPTLAPIIRVWGFGEIEEPKKIPSEKIDSLLEFVGFNKYIDFDTKSLRKTKKHIQLNFNAIAQGYGVDVIALFLEKKNIKNYMVEIGGEVRANGKGTSGEGWKIGIDKPIEEGKENPNPKRQLQAIVTLNNKSLVTSGNYRKFYIRDGKKYPHTINPKTGYPVSHNLLSATVLADDAVTADALGTACMVLGKDKALEMIEKLENTEVFLIFDENGITKTEISKGLKSYIEELK, via the coding sequence ATGGAAAGAAAATATTATTATCGAAACGCAATTTATGGTGGTGTACTTATTCTATTGATGTTCTTGATTTATAAATATCGTAGTGGAGAAAATACAGGCAGTATTTTGGAAAGCGAAGATGAAAAATTATATCAAGCGTATGGAGAAACAATGGGAACGACCTATACTATAAAATACTTGGCTGCAAAAGGAAATAATTATCAAAATATGATTGATTCGGTATTGAAAGCATTCAATCAAAGTCTTTCTACTTATATTCCATCTTCTGAAATTTCTATTTTTAATACAATGGAAAACGTTGATAGTGCGATAGTTTTTCAAAATGATTTTTTCTATCCTGTTCTGAAACGTAGTAAAGAAATTTTCGAAATTAGTGATGGAGCTTTTGACCCTACTCTTGCACCTATAATTCGTGTTTGGGGATTTGGAGAAATAGAAGAGCCTAAAAAAATCCCTTCTGAAAAAATTGATTCTCTACTAGAATTTGTAGGTTTCAATAAATATATTGATTTTGATACTAAATCATTGAGAAAGACTAAAAAACATATTCAACTCAACTTTAATGCAATTGCACAAGGATATGGAGTTGATGTAATTGCTCTTTTTTTGGAGAAAAAAAATATTAAAAATTATATGGTAGAGATTGGTGGAGAAGTCAGAGCAAATGGAAAAGGTACGAGTGGAGAGGGTTGGAAAATAGGAATTGATAAACCAATTGAAGAAGGAAAAGAAAATCCAAACCCTAAAAGACAACTACAAGCAATAGTTACTTTGAATAATAAATCTCTTGTAACTTCAGGAAATTATCGTAAATTTTATATCAGAGATGGTAAAAAATACCCTCATACTATTAATCCAAAAACGGGTTATCCTGTTTCTCATAATCTATTGAGCGCAACAGTTTTGGCTGATGATGCCGTTACTGCTGATGCTCTTGGAACAGCCTGTATGGTTTTGGGAAAGGATAAAGCTTTAGAGATGATAGAAAAATTAGAAAATACAGAAGTATTTTTGATTTTTGATGAAAATGGAATTACAAAAACAGAAATAAGTAAAGGGCTTAAAAGTTATATAGAAGAATTAAAATAA
- a CDS encoding metallophosphoesterase codes for MTKKVFPKLLTKEITKNTGRRFAISDIHGCGKTFIYLIEEILKLTKDDQLFILGDLIDRGKNSILLLDYIIEKQKEGFQILVLLGNHEQMLFDFYEDNLQQISKKTLSHNHLEELINKDKKIKDKYAQFFNEMLFYIELENCLLVHAGFDVNYEPLNGENLFTNAYAMLWVRKFKGNLYKTNQKPVVHGHVVHNLEEIRENLKLAKENKTAIVPIDNGCVYVSLGKYQKYKGAVGNLCAVELNTWELFYTPFRDKS; via the coding sequence ATGACAAAAAAAGTATTTCCAAAATTACTCACTAAAGAAATTACTAAAAATACGGGCAGACGTTTTGCCATAAGCGATATTCATGGCTGTGGCAAAACGTTTATTTATTTGATAGAAGAAATTCTAAAACTCACAAAAGATGACCAACTTTTTATTTTAGGAGATTTGATTGATAGAGGTAAAAATTCAATTTTACTTTTAGATTATATTATCGAAAAGCAAAAGGAGGGTTTTCAAATTCTTGTACTTTTAGGAAATCACGAACAAATGCTTTTTGATTTTTATGAGGACAATCTTCAACAAATTTCTAAAAAAACGCTCTCTCACAATCATTTAGAAGAACTAATCAATAAAGACAAAAAAATCAAAGATAAATATGCCCAGTTTTTTAATGAAATGCTTTTTTACATAGAATTAGAAAACTGTCTTTTAGTACACGCAGGTTTTGATGTAAATTATGAACCTCTTAATGGAGAAAATCTTTTTACAAATGCATATGCAATGCTTTGGGTAAGAAAGTTTAAAGGAAATTTATACAAGACAAATCAAAAACCTGTCGTACACGGACATGTCGTTCATAACTTAGAAGAAATAAGAGAAAATCTAAAACTAGCAAAGGAAAATAAAACGGCTATTGTTCCAATTGATAATGGCTGTGTCTATGTCAGTTTGGGGAAATATCAAAAATACAAGGGAGCAGTAGGAAATCTTTGTGCAGTAGAACTCAATACTTGGGAGCTTTTTTATACACCTTTTCGTGATAAAAGTTAA
- the hflX gene encoding GTPase HflX — MLETETIKPETAVLVGIVNQTQTLQKSQEYLDELEFLAETLGIQCVHRFTQRLDTPDTTTFVRKGKIEEIQEYMASKEIDTVIFDDELSPRHVRNIGKEFENKQVFDRSTLILEIFKHRAQTSQASTQVELARYQYLLPRLTNMWTHLSRQRGGVGQRGAGEKEIETDRRIVRDRITLLKERLKKIEKQDETRRKQRHKVVRVSLVGYTNVGKSTLMQILSGSDVFAENKLFATVDSTVRKVFWQGIPFLLSDTVGFIRKLPTMLIESFKSTLKEIVEADVLIHVVDISHPAFEEHIRVVQETLKELGASDKPTLLVFNKIDAYTHDVSVGQNYLVCPPTLEELKDSYLGSDKKNTVFVSAANNENIEELKDKLIELIAARHFQIYPNYVRPNYYAEAKDFNNEDYGIIEENDKKEEEE, encoded by the coding sequence ATGTTAGAAACCGAAACTATAAAACCCGAAACAGCTGTTTTGGTAGGAATTGTAAATCAAACACAAACTTTACAAAAATCACAAGAATATTTAGATGAGTTAGAGTTCTTGGCAGAAACCCTTGGCATTCAGTGTGTCCATCGTTTTACACAGCGATTAGATACTCCTGATACGACGACCTTTGTAAGAAAAGGAAAGATTGAAGAAATTCAAGAATATATGGCTTCAAAAGAGATTGATACCGTTATTTTTGATGATGAGCTTTCGCCTCGCCATGTCAGAAATATAGGTAAAGAATTTGAGAACAAACAAGTTTTTGATAGAAGCACTCTTATTTTGGAAATCTTTAAGCACAGAGCGCAAACTTCACAAGCAAGTACACAAGTAGAACTGGCTCGTTATCAATATCTTTTACCACGCCTTACCAATATGTGGACTCACCTTTCTCGTCAGCGTGGTGGTGTAGGTCAGCGTGGTGCAGGTGAAAAGGAAATCGAAACTGACCGTCGTATTGTCAGAGATAGAATTACGCTTTTGAAAGAGCGATTAAAGAAAATTGAAAAACAAGACGAGACTCGTCGCAAACAGCGTCATAAAGTAGTTCGTGTTTCTTTGGTTGGTTATACCAATGTTGGTAAATCTACTTTGATGCAAATTCTTAGTGGTTCTGATGTCTTTGCAGAAAATAAGCTCTTTGCTACCGTTGATTCTACGGTACGTAAAGTCTTTTGGCAAGGCATTCCATTTTTGCTTTCTGATACAGTTGGTTTTATTCGTAAACTACCTACAATGCTTATCGAAAGTTTCAAATCTACGTTGAAAGAAATTGTAGAAGCTGATGTTTTGATTCACGTAGTTGATATTTCGCATCCAGCTTTCGAAGAGCATATCAGAGTAGTACAAGAAACTCTCAAAGAATTAGGAGCATCGGACAAACCGACCCTTTTAGTGTTCAATAAAATTGATGCTTATACGCACGATGTCAGTGTAGGACAAAACTATTTAGTCTGTCCTCCAACCTTAGAAGAACTAAAAGATTCTTATTTGGGAAGTGATAAAAAGAATACCGTTTTTGTTTCAGCAGCAAATAACGAGAATATTGAAGAACTAAAGGACAAGCTAATTGAACTTATTGCAGCTCGTCATTTTCAGATTTATCCAAATTATGTTCGTCCAAATTATTATGCTGAAGCAAAAGATTTTAATAATGAGGATTATGGGATAATAGAAGAGAATGATAAGAAAGAGGAAGAAGAGTAA
- a CDS encoding DUF3592 domain-containing protein — MKRTAFYLALSLILTGLVFLVLAIQSWNKEQIRQTKYERTLGRVVEIKPLPEEKTYPVIGFYALDSQKVMVHAKHEASRFSSYNLGEVVEIYYDIINPDDAHIVRYEWFWMSFLSITGIAFVGGGLVWGLMIWLRANRRNWLLENGSVLEGIVQAVVQDPQIMLQDKPAFIILCEWKRDEDSGVLLFKSEPLATDPTELLEERETLPIYIDLENPENYWIDISFLNEEKLEVEETTEESENIQE, encoded by the coding sequence ATGAAAAGGACGGCATTCTATCTCGCTTTATCACTTATCCTGACAGGTTTGGTTTTTCTTGTTTTGGCTATTCAGAGCTGGAACAAAGAACAAATTCGTCAGACAAAATATGAGCGTACGTTGGGTAGAGTAGTCGAAATAAAACCTCTTCCAGAAGAAAAAACATACCCTGTTATTGGTTTTTATGCCTTAGACAGCCAAAAGGTAATGGTTCATGCAAAACATGAAGCTTCTCGTTTTTCAAGTTATAACCTTGGAGAAGTAGTAGAAATTTATTACGATATTATTAACCCAGATGATGCCCATATTGTGCGTTATGAGTGGTTTTGGATGAGTTTTTTGTCTATTACAGGAATTGCATTTGTGGGAGGTGGTCTTGTTTGGGGGCTTATGATTTGGCTACGAGCAAACCGTCGAAATTGGCTTTTAGAAAATGGAAGTGTTTTGGAAGGAATCGTTCAAGCAGTCGTTCAAGACCCTCAAATTATGCTACAAGATAAACCTGCGTTTATTATTCTCTGTGAATGGAAAAGAGATGAAGATTCAGGGGTATTACTTTTCAAGAGTGAACCTCTAGCTACCGACCCTACTGAACTTTTAGAAGAAAGAGAAACCTTACCCATTTATATTGATTTAGAAAACCCAGAAAATTATTGGATTGATATTTCTTTTTTAAATGAAGAAAAACTAGAAGTAGAAGAGACAACGGAAGAATCAGAAAATATACAAGAATAA
- the nadE gene encoding NAD(+) synthase, which translates to MKLLKVACAVLNQTPMHWERNKRNILKAIQEAKEKDVSVLCLPELCISGYGCEDMFYSPNVLEQSIRILYEVLPHTKGIITCLGLPIMYQNRTFNACALLVDGKIAGFVAKRFLAGNGIHYEPRWFTPWIAEKHINLSIQNPETKETESYLFGDIYFDIGGIKIGFEICEDAWVAHRPGRTLSNYGIDVIMNPSASHFAFNKINVRKRFVLEGSRAFGVAYLYANLLGNEAGRAIYDGGTIIASAGEIANIGQRLSFHDFLVTSAVIDINANRIAQSQASMNFDLPSTQENKVTIPYSFPNIEPEPYDPSESKWEYSDSIQEEEFTRALALGLFDYLRKSRSNGFVVSLSGGADSAAVACCVYLLIKLGVENIGLEEFKKKLYYISAIQDLSTVDEIAKKLLLTAYQPTENSSDTTENAADKLAKALHGTHYTFNINEVVKEYHKIIEQGLDRKLTWQTDDIALQNIQARVRAPSVWMIANIYNALLLSTSNRSEAAVGYATMDGDTSGGLSPIAGIDKFFLRNWLKWLETKGVLTWINDSESSYFKIPALQSVNIQQPTAELRPSENKQTDEDDLMPYDLLDTIEEAAIRDKKSPADCLKLLKLTFKQYNEKQLKEWTIKFFSLWSRNQWKRERYAPSFHLDDKNLDPKTWCRFPILSSGFEYELEQLATQ; encoded by the coding sequence ATGAAATTATTAAAAGTAGCCTGTGCTGTTCTGAATCAAACACCAATGCACTGGGAGCGCAACAAAAGAAATATTCTAAAAGCCATTCAAGAAGCAAAGGAAAAAGATGTAAGTGTACTCTGTTTGCCCGAACTCTGTATTTCTGGATATGGCTGTGAAGATATGTTTTATTCTCCAAATGTTTTGGAACAATCTATACGTATATTGTATGAGGTTTTGCCACATACGAAAGGAATCATTACTTGTTTGGGGCTTCCAATCATGTATCAAAACCGAACTTTTAATGCTTGTGCGCTTTTGGTAGATGGAAAAATAGCTGGTTTTGTAGCCAAACGTTTTTTGGCTGGTAATGGCATTCATTATGAACCTCGTTGGTTTACACCTTGGATAGCTGAAAAGCATATCAATTTATCTATTCAAAATCCAGAAACCAAAGAAACTGAAAGTTATCTTTTTGGAGATATTTATTTTGATATTGGAGGAATAAAAATTGGTTTTGAGATTTGTGAAGATGCGTGGGTAGCTCATCGCCCAGGACGTACTTTGTCCAACTATGGTATAGATGTTATCATGAATCCATCAGCTTCTCATTTTGCTTTCAATAAGATAAATGTTCGTAAACGTTTTGTTTTAGAGGGGTCACGTGCTTTTGGTGTGGCATATTTGTATGCTAATCTTTTGGGTAATGAAGCAGGAAGAGCTATTTATGATGGAGGAACAATCATTGCATCAGCAGGAGAGATAGCAAATATTGGTCAGCGTTTGAGTTTTCATGATTTCCTTGTTACTAGTGCTGTTATTGATATAAATGCTAACCGAATTGCACAATCACAAGCAAGTATGAATTTTGATTTGCCTTCTACGCAAGAAAATAAAGTTACGATTCCATATAGTTTTCCGAATATAGAACCAGAGCCTTACGACCCAAGCGAATCTAAATGGGAGTATAGTGATTCTATTCAAGAAGAAGAATTTACACGAGCTTTAGCCTTAGGACTTTTTGATTATCTTCGAAAAAGCCGTTCGAATGGTTTTGTTGTTTCACTTTCTGGTGGTGCAGATTCGGCAGCTGTTGCTTGTTGTGTATATTTGTTGATAAAATTGGGGGTTGAAAATATTGGTTTAGAAGAGTTTAAGAAAAAACTCTATTATATTTCGGCTATTCAAGATTTGAGTACAGTTGATGAAATTGCCAAAAAACTATTGCTTACAGCCTACCAACCTACTGAAAACAGTTCAGACACTACCGAAAACGCAGCCGATAAATTAGCAAAGGCTCTACATGGAACTCATTATACATTCAATATTAATGAAGTTGTGAAAGAATACCACAAAATTATTGAGCAAGGTTTGGATAGAAAACTTACTTGGCAAACTGATGATATTGCATTACAAAATATTCAAGCTCGGGTTCGTGCGCCTTCTGTTTGGATGATTGCCAATATTTATAATGCGCTGTTGCTTTCTACAAGTAATCGTTCGGAAGCTGCCGTAGGTTATGCAACAATGGACGGAGACACAAGTGGTGGACTTAGTCCAATTGCAGGAATAGATAAATTCTTTTTGAGAAACTGGCTAAAATGGCTAGAAACAAAAGGTGTCTTGACTTGGATTAATGATTCTGAATCTTCGTATTTCAAAATCCCAGCTCTACAATCAGTTAATATACAACAACCGACTGCCGAACTTCGCCCTTCTGAAAACAAACAAACAGATGAAGATGATTTGATGCCGTATGACTTACTAGATACGATTGAAGAAGCTGCTATCAGAGATAAAAAATCTCCTGCTGATTGCTTGAAACTTCTGAAACTAACTTTCAAACAATATAATGAAAAGCAACTCAAAGAATGGACAATCAAATTTTTTAGCCTTTGGAGCAGAAACCAATGGAAGCGAGAACGCTATGCACCTTCTTTCCATTTAGATGATAAAAACCTTGATCCAAAAACGTGGTGTCGTTTTCCTATTTTATCTAGTGGTTTTGAATATGAATTGGAGCAACTTGCAACTCAGTAA
- a CDS encoding porin family protein, which produces MSDSSKTDTSKASFYLDSASLPQGKRRSFSFGLRGGISIGKFSIANAQENDQNETGVGSAITFFTNHRISSHFSIQPEINIGNYRSNNTLYQVALTEGTVDYSISSYDFNLLGVYSYPIKDWFSVSLEAGGSVAYLHSSFGKVIAPNIQLGSFYDVDSDNQFEELNYGLLVGIVPSFNFKNVSIQTSLRYRYGLNNINTFDYRLNRYLSNPERTIQTRDFIIQIGFFVPFYKKVVDK; this is translated from the coding sequence ATGAGTGACTCTTCAAAAACAGATACCTCAAAAGCTTCTTTTTATTTAGATTCTGCCTCATTACCTCAAGGAAAACGCAGAAGTTTTAGCTTTGGATTGCGTGGAGGAATCAGTATCGGAAAGTTTAGTATAGCAAATGCTCAAGAAAACGATCAAAACGAAACAGGTGTTGGTTCTGCCATTACTTTTTTCACTAATCATAGAATTAGTTCGCATTTCAGTATCCAACCAGAAATCAATATTGGAAATTATAGAAGTAATAACACACTTTATCAAGTTGCACTTACAGAAGGCACAGTAGATTATTCTATCTCTAGTTATGATTTTAATTTATTAGGAGTTTATTCTTATCCTATTAAGGATTGGTTTTCTGTTTCTTTAGAAGCTGGAGGTTCGGTTGCTTACCTTCATAGTTCGTTCGGAAAAGTAATTGCTCCTAATATACAACTGGGTTCTTTTTATGATGTAGATTCGGATAATCAGTTTGAGGAGCTTAATTATGGATTACTGGTAGGTATTGTTCCTTCCTTTAATTTTAAGAATGTAAGTATCCAAACATCTCTACGTTATAGATATGGACTGAATAATATCAATACTTTCGATTACAGACTTAATAGATACTTATCAAACCCAGAACGAACCATACAAACGAGAGATTTTATTATTCAAATCGGCTTTTTTGTTCCGTTTTATAAAAAAGTGGTTGATAAATAA